A single region of the Syngnathoides biaculeatus isolate LvHL_M chromosome 17, ASM1980259v1, whole genome shotgun sequence genome encodes:
- the tsc1b gene encoding TSC complex subunit 1b isoform X3 produces the protein MAREQPSMGDLLPLLETSDLHQLEEIRGLINEQLSTERGSVLLNGLVDYFLETNSLEAIHILCSVREPHDKHLLDKMNECMTKQVCRLPTLTMLGHVIRKQPSWIHKIARYPLLLSLLKCLKTDTDVVVLITGVLVLITLLPMIPQAGKQHLWEYFDIFGRLASWNLKNPGHVSEVYLIHLHASVYSLFHRLYGMYPCNFVSYLRSHYSMKENMETFEEVVKPMLEHVRIHPELVTGTKDHELDPTRWKKYEIHDIVIECAKVSLDPKEASCEEGYATMPENFYPQIHLRPQDCTSSPYTDLHSSFGSSSSTPFSTPRQPLPPPLSLPPFSGTHSTNRSPQTTKRQNSTGESNPSCGGKDPLWSPSSLCGMTTPPSSRGMSPNSELSHSASHLPSRLHCTSGGKGTSASSTPATSSPPPTLSDDFPIISLPANTVQSSPPRKERRHVDSSKPALVRQEPVKEVEKSGATNRVNSNSDRCILLDAADAANVSMTLTELSVFMKKQELELQLRTEKEKEEAAITEELLKITEDKLKITEVKQELSGLRGFDSPFYRTTETLTGCQAQDKIVTNSQLGASILDTRHAVSTPDKVENTASTSDVGSEQGGGLGDSRSSAICLDQSWPFLSGFTPIDHHLHRSSSAPEEDVGKFAMFSPSPCSKTPAPVPYEVFFDLALPRAASLYVCQKTSEAVHKAALERLSRREEGLEDGEEKGIMTASPLEVLDRLVQQGSDTHDKVLKRLPLPSKSADWTHFGGSAPSDELHMLRSQLLLLHNQLLYERYKREQHAVRNRRLLRRIINATALEEQNNAMKDQLNLQSVDILSLRESLQVEQQRYRQLWDDRETVVTRLHSQIRQLQQGRDDYYTKNQELQSKLQECQKRMSELEAELQGANNRVCHTGHLLKQMTVKVNNSESTQQQMSFLNKQLLLLGEAHKLSMQYVGADNTKRPTTQEAQMLQVSYRKEVEALRQSLLVQSQKLEAAHQRTVELETILSKKEHLIAEQKKFLEDVKCQAKAELHASESRYQAQERITQQLQTEILQLYSKVEMQAPTSSHSLPPGVKADRRISADSSNSVPDGPSKTCTNEEMERPPHDSPCGNGSTLLPGQLKESKSSKTTVNSVNGSKESGPSLIVDPPPPCPHTNLLATLTPSDTPLTVGSYPSAKSFLGMRARELFRNKSESQCDDDEEEEEEEHLQPPRLAGLAHSLKTELYTELPCSSSVAHLSPVPSPAPTTPTPTPTLAAPFTVPTKDSSEPKQQAPSQESPRRKMGRGALGTGRPRQQQLKIMDYNETHHEHS, from the exons ATGGCGAGAGAGCAGCCAAGCATGGGGGACCTCCTCCCGCTCTTGGAAACCTCTGACCTCCACCAACTAGAAGAGATCAGAGGCCTAATTAATGAACAACTCAGTACTG AACGAGGTTCTGTGCTGCTCAATGGGCTGGTGGACTACTTTTTAGAAACAAATTCTTTAGAGGCCATCCATATCCTCTGCTCAGTCAGAGAGCCACATGACAAG CACCTTCTGGACAAGATGAACGAGTGTATGACCAAACAGGTTTGTCGTCTGCCCACCCTCACCATGCTCGGCCATGTCATCCGCAAGCAGCCTTCCTGGATCCACAAGATTGCACGATACCCACTTCTGCTGTCGCTACTCAAATGCCTCAAG ACCGATACGGATGTTGTGGTGCTGATAACTGGGGTGCTGGTGCTGATCACGCTGCTTCCCATGATTCCTCAAGCGGGAAAACAACACCTGTGGGAGTACTTTGATATTTTTGGCCGCTTGGCATCCTGGAATCTGAAAAATCCTG GGCACGTTTCAGAGGTTTACTTGATCCACCTACACGCCAGCGTCTATTCGCTCTTCCACCGTCTGTATGGCATGTACCCGTGCAACTTCGTGTCCTACCTACGCTCTCACTACAGCATGAAAGAAAATATGGAAACATTTGAGGAGGTGGTCAAG CCAATGCTTGAACATGTGCGTATCCACCCTGAATTAGTGACGGGGACCAAGGATCATGAGCTTGACCCGACAAG gtggaaaaaatatgaaatccaCGATATTGTCATTGAATGTGCCAAAGTGTCTCTAGACCCGAAGGAGGCCTCCTGTGAGGAGGGATATGCCACCATGCCTGAGAACTTTTACCCTCAAATCCATCTGCGACCGCAAGACTGCACTTCCAGCCCCTATACAGACCTTCACAGCAGCTTTG GAAGCTCTTCATCAACCCCGTTTTCCACTCCACGGCAGCCGCTGCCTCCCCCCCTGTCTTTGCCCCCCTTCTCAGGGACACACTCAACCAACCGTAGCCCACAGACCACCAAACGGCAG aATTCCACAGGTGAATCTAACCCCTCTTGTGGTGGGAAGGACCCACTGTGGAGCCCCTCTTCTTTGTGCGGAATGACTACGCCCCCTTCTTCTCGGGGCATGTCGCCCAACTCTGAGCTCTCCCACAGTGCCTCACACCTTCCAAGCCGCTTACACTGCACTTCAG GAGGGAAAGGAACATCTGCCTCCAGtactccagccacctcatcgcCACCACCCACCCTATCGGATGACTTTCCTATTATCTCCTTACCAGCCAACACAGTCCAATCCAGTCCGCCTAGAAAA GAACGCAGACATGTAGACAGCAGTAAACCTGCACTTGTGAGACAGGAACCTGTCAAAGAAGTTGAGAAAAGTGGAGCCACAAACAGAG TGAACAGCAATAGTGACAGATGCATTTTATTAGATGCTGCAGATGCTGCAAATGTGTCTATGACTTTGACGGAGCTCTCAGTTTTCATGAAGAAACAGGAGTTGGAACTCCAGCTGAGaacggaaaaagaaaaagaggagg CTGCTATCACAGAGGAGCTGCTGAAGATCACAGAGGATAAGCTCAAGATCACAGAGGTTAAGCAGGAGCTTTCAGGCCTGAGGGGTTTCGACTCTCCTTTCTACCGTACCACTGAGACTCTAACTGGCTGTCAGGCACAAGACAAAATCGTAACCAACAGCCAGCTTGGAGCGTCCATCCTGGACACACGCCATGCAGTGTCAACACCAGATAAAGTGGAGAATACTGCAAGCACCAGTGATGTTGGGAGTGAGCAGGGAGGGGGATTAGGGGACAGCCGGAGTTCAGCTATCTGCCTCGATCAGTCCTGGCCCTTCCTGTCAGGTTTCACCCCTATTGATCACCACCTACACCGGAGCTCCTCTGCCCCGGAAGAGGATGTGGGAAAGTTTGCAATGTTTTCGCCAAGTCCGTGCAGCAAGACCCCCGCCCCAGTGCCATATGAAGTGTTCTTTGACTTGGCTTTGCCCAGAGCGGCCTCTCTTTACGTCTGCCAGAAGACATCTGAAGCTGTGCACAAAGCTGCACTGGAGAGGCTCTCAAGACGAGAAGAAGGCCTGGAGGATGGAGAAGAAAAGGGGATAATGACTGCTTCACCACTGGAGGTGCTGGATCGCCTTGTTCAGCAGGGGAGCGACACTCATGATAAAGTCCTTAAGAG ATTACCTTTGCCAAGTAAGTCAGCTGACTGGACACACTTTGGAG GGTCAGCTCCATCTGACGAGCTTCACATGCTGCGGAGCCAGCTGCTCCTGCTGCACAACCAGCTGCTGTACGAGCGCTACAAGAGAGAGCAGCATGCTGTCCGCAACAGACGCCTCCTACGACGCATCATCAACGCCACCGCACTCGAGGAGCAGAACAATGCCATG AAGGACCAGCTGAACCTGCAGAGCGTGGATATCTTGTCTCTGAGGGAAAGTTTGCAGGTAGAGCAGCAGCGCTACAGGCAGTTGTGGGACGACCGTGAGACTGTTGTGACCCGTCTGCACAGTCAAATCAGACAGCTGCAGCAGGGACGAGATGACTACTACACAAAGAACCAGGAGCTCCAG aGCAAGTTACAAGAGTGTCAGAAAAGGATGAGTGAATTAGAGGCAGAGCTTCAGGGAGCAAATAACAGAGTGTGTCACACTGGCCACCTGCTCAAACAGATGACCGTCAAG GTAAACAATAGCGAGAGCACACAGCAACAGATGAGCTTCCTCAACAAACAATTACTGCTCCTTGGGGAAGCTCATAAACTGTCAATGCAGTATGTAGGCGCAGATAATACCAAG CGACCCACTACTCAGGAGGCCCAGATGCTCCAAGTGTCCTACAGGAAGGAGGTGGAAGCTCTGAGACAGAGCCTGCTAGTTCAGAGCCAGAAACTTGAAGCAGCACATCAGAGGACCGTTGAGCTGGAGACCATCCTCTCCAAGAAAGAACACCTCATTGCAGAACAGAAGAAGTTTCTTGAGGATGTGAAGTGTCAAGCAAA AGCAGAACTGCACGCCTCAGAGAGCAGGTACCAGGCTCAGGAGAGAATCACCCAACAGCTGCAGACTGAAATCCTGCAGCTCTACAGCAAGGTGGAGATGCAAGCTCCAACTAGCAGTCATAGCTTGCCACCGGGGGTCAAAGCTGATCGACGCATATCTGCTGACTCCAG CAACTCAGTGCCTGATGGACCAAGTAAGACTTGCACCAATGAGGAGATGGAGAGACCTCCACACGATTCACCCTGCGGCAACGGCAGCACTTTATTACCAGGCCAACTAAAGGAAAGTAAATCTTCCAAGACCACCGTCAACTCGGTTAATGGCAGCAAGGAGTCAGGCCCGTCTCTAATAGTGGACCCCCCTCCGCCTTGCCCACACACCAACTTGCTTGCAACGCTGACACCATCTGACACGCCACTTACTGTGGGCTCCTACCCTAGTGCCAAGAGCTTCCTTGGTATGAGGGCACGCGAGCTGTTTCGGAACAAAAGCGAAAGTCAGTGcgacgacgacgaagaagaagaggaggaggagcatcTGCAGCCGCCACGTCTTGCAGGCCTTGCCCACAGCCTGAAGACTGAACTGTACACGGAGTTGCCGTGCTCGAGTTCTGTTGCCCACCTCAGCCCTGTGCCCTCCCCCGCGCCGACCACCCCAACTCCGACCCCTACTCTGGCTGCTCCTTTCACTGTACCCACCAAGGATTCCTCTGAGCCCAAGCAGCAGGCCCCCAGTCAGGAAAGCCCCCGCAGGAAGATGGGGCGGGGCGCTTTGGGGACTGGCCGGCCAAGGCAGCAGCAGCTAAAGATTATGGACTACAATGAAACGCATCATGAGCACAGTTGA
- the tsc1b gene encoding TSC complex subunit 1b isoform X4: protein MAREQPSMGDLLPLLETSDLHQLEEIRGLINEQLSTERGSVLLNGLVDYFLETNSLEAIHILCSVREPHDKHLLDKMNECMTKQVCRLPTLTMLGHVIRKQPSWIHKIARYPLLLSLLKCLKTDTDVVVLITGVLVLITLLPMIPQAGKQHLWEYFDIFGRLASWNLKNPGHVSEVYLIHLHASVYSLFHRLYGMYPCNFVSYLRSHYSMKENMETFEEVVKPMLEHVRIHPELVTGTKDHELDPTRWKKYEIHDIVIECAKVSLDPKEASCEEGYATMPENFYPQIHLRPQDCTSSPYTDLHSSFGSSSSTPFSTPRQPLPPPLSLPPFSGTHSTNRSPQTTKRQNSTGESNPSCGGKDPLWSPSSLCGMTTPPSSRGMSPNSELSHSASHLPSRLHCTSGGKGTSASSTPATSSPPPTLSDDFPIISLPANTVQSSPPRKERRHVDSSKPALVRQEPVKEVEKSGATNRDAADAANVSMTLTELSVFMKKQELELQLRTEKEKEEAAITEELLKITEDKLKITEVKQELSGLRGFDSPFYRTTETLTGCQAQDKIVTNSQLGASILDTRHAVSTPDKVENTASTSDVGSEQGGGLGDSRSSAICLDQSWPFLSGFTPIDHHLHRSSSAPEEDVGKFAMFSPSPCSKTPAPVPYEVFFDLALPRAASLYVCQKTSEAVHKAALERLSRREEGLEDGEEKGIMTASPLEVLDRLVQQGSDTHDKVLKRLPLPSKSADWTHFGGSAPSDELHMLRSQLLLLHNQLLYERYKREQHAVRNRRLLRRIINATALEEQNNAMKDQLNLQSVDILSLRESLQVEQQRYRQLWDDRETVVTRLHSQIRQLQQGRDDYYTKNQELQSKLQECQKRMSELEAELQGANNRVCHTGHLLKQMTVKVNNSESTQQQMSFLNKQLLLLGEAHKLSMQYVGADNTKRPTTQEAQMLQVSYRKEVEALRQSLLVQSQKLEAAHQRTVELETILSKKEHLIAEQKKFLEDVKCQAKAELHASESRYQAQERITQQLQTEILQLYSKVEMQAPTSSHSLPPGVKADRRISADSSNSVPDGPSKTCTNEEMERPPHDSPCGNGSTLLPGQLKESKSSKTTVNSVNGSKESGPSLIVDPPPPCPHTNLLATLTPSDTPLTVGSYPSAKSFLGMRARELFRNKSESQCDDDEEEEEEEHLQPPRLAGLAHSLKTELYTELPCSSSVAHLSPVPSPAPTTPTPTPTLAAPFTVPTKDSSEPKQQAPSQESPRRKMGRGALGTGRPRQQQLKIMDYNETHHEHS from the exons ATGGCGAGAGAGCAGCCAAGCATGGGGGACCTCCTCCCGCTCTTGGAAACCTCTGACCTCCACCAACTAGAAGAGATCAGAGGCCTAATTAATGAACAACTCAGTACTG AACGAGGTTCTGTGCTGCTCAATGGGCTGGTGGACTACTTTTTAGAAACAAATTCTTTAGAGGCCATCCATATCCTCTGCTCAGTCAGAGAGCCACATGACAAG CACCTTCTGGACAAGATGAACGAGTGTATGACCAAACAGGTTTGTCGTCTGCCCACCCTCACCATGCTCGGCCATGTCATCCGCAAGCAGCCTTCCTGGATCCACAAGATTGCACGATACCCACTTCTGCTGTCGCTACTCAAATGCCTCAAG ACCGATACGGATGTTGTGGTGCTGATAACTGGGGTGCTGGTGCTGATCACGCTGCTTCCCATGATTCCTCAAGCGGGAAAACAACACCTGTGGGAGTACTTTGATATTTTTGGCCGCTTGGCATCCTGGAATCTGAAAAATCCTG GGCACGTTTCAGAGGTTTACTTGATCCACCTACACGCCAGCGTCTATTCGCTCTTCCACCGTCTGTATGGCATGTACCCGTGCAACTTCGTGTCCTACCTACGCTCTCACTACAGCATGAAAGAAAATATGGAAACATTTGAGGAGGTGGTCAAG CCAATGCTTGAACATGTGCGTATCCACCCTGAATTAGTGACGGGGACCAAGGATCATGAGCTTGACCCGACAAG gtggaaaaaatatgaaatccaCGATATTGTCATTGAATGTGCCAAAGTGTCTCTAGACCCGAAGGAGGCCTCCTGTGAGGAGGGATATGCCACCATGCCTGAGAACTTTTACCCTCAAATCCATCTGCGACCGCAAGACTGCACTTCCAGCCCCTATACAGACCTTCACAGCAGCTTTG GAAGCTCTTCATCAACCCCGTTTTCCACTCCACGGCAGCCGCTGCCTCCCCCCCTGTCTTTGCCCCCCTTCTCAGGGACACACTCAACCAACCGTAGCCCACAGACCACCAAACGGCAG aATTCCACAGGTGAATCTAACCCCTCTTGTGGTGGGAAGGACCCACTGTGGAGCCCCTCTTCTTTGTGCGGAATGACTACGCCCCCTTCTTCTCGGGGCATGTCGCCCAACTCTGAGCTCTCCCACAGTGCCTCACACCTTCCAAGCCGCTTACACTGCACTTCAG GAGGGAAAGGAACATCTGCCTCCAGtactccagccacctcatcgcCACCACCCACCCTATCGGATGACTTTCCTATTATCTCCTTACCAGCCAACACAGTCCAATCCAGTCCGCCTAGAAAA GAACGCAGACATGTAGACAGCAGTAAACCTGCACTTGTGAGACAGGAACCTGTCAAAGAAGTTGAGAAAAGTGGAGCCACAAACAGAG ATGCTGCAGATGCTGCAAATGTGTCTATGACTTTGACGGAGCTCTCAGTTTTCATGAAGAAACAGGAGTTGGAACTCCAGCTGAGaacggaaaaagaaaaagaggagg CTGCTATCACAGAGGAGCTGCTGAAGATCACAGAGGATAAGCTCAAGATCACAGAGGTTAAGCAGGAGCTTTCAGGCCTGAGGGGTTTCGACTCTCCTTTCTACCGTACCACTGAGACTCTAACTGGCTGTCAGGCACAAGACAAAATCGTAACCAACAGCCAGCTTGGAGCGTCCATCCTGGACACACGCCATGCAGTGTCAACACCAGATAAAGTGGAGAATACTGCAAGCACCAGTGATGTTGGGAGTGAGCAGGGAGGGGGATTAGGGGACAGCCGGAGTTCAGCTATCTGCCTCGATCAGTCCTGGCCCTTCCTGTCAGGTTTCACCCCTATTGATCACCACCTACACCGGAGCTCCTCTGCCCCGGAAGAGGATGTGGGAAAGTTTGCAATGTTTTCGCCAAGTCCGTGCAGCAAGACCCCCGCCCCAGTGCCATATGAAGTGTTCTTTGACTTGGCTTTGCCCAGAGCGGCCTCTCTTTACGTCTGCCAGAAGACATCTGAAGCTGTGCACAAAGCTGCACTGGAGAGGCTCTCAAGACGAGAAGAAGGCCTGGAGGATGGAGAAGAAAAGGGGATAATGACTGCTTCACCACTGGAGGTGCTGGATCGCCTTGTTCAGCAGGGGAGCGACACTCATGATAAAGTCCTTAAGAG ATTACCTTTGCCAAGTAAGTCAGCTGACTGGACACACTTTGGAG GGTCAGCTCCATCTGACGAGCTTCACATGCTGCGGAGCCAGCTGCTCCTGCTGCACAACCAGCTGCTGTACGAGCGCTACAAGAGAGAGCAGCATGCTGTCCGCAACAGACGCCTCCTACGACGCATCATCAACGCCACCGCACTCGAGGAGCAGAACAATGCCATG AAGGACCAGCTGAACCTGCAGAGCGTGGATATCTTGTCTCTGAGGGAAAGTTTGCAGGTAGAGCAGCAGCGCTACAGGCAGTTGTGGGACGACCGTGAGACTGTTGTGACCCGTCTGCACAGTCAAATCAGACAGCTGCAGCAGGGACGAGATGACTACTACACAAAGAACCAGGAGCTCCAG aGCAAGTTACAAGAGTGTCAGAAAAGGATGAGTGAATTAGAGGCAGAGCTTCAGGGAGCAAATAACAGAGTGTGTCACACTGGCCACCTGCTCAAACAGATGACCGTCAAG GTAAACAATAGCGAGAGCACACAGCAACAGATGAGCTTCCTCAACAAACAATTACTGCTCCTTGGGGAAGCTCATAAACTGTCAATGCAGTATGTAGGCGCAGATAATACCAAG CGACCCACTACTCAGGAGGCCCAGATGCTCCAAGTGTCCTACAGGAAGGAGGTGGAAGCTCTGAGACAGAGCCTGCTAGTTCAGAGCCAGAAACTTGAAGCAGCACATCAGAGGACCGTTGAGCTGGAGACCATCCTCTCCAAGAAAGAACACCTCATTGCAGAACAGAAGAAGTTTCTTGAGGATGTGAAGTGTCAAGCAAA AGCAGAACTGCACGCCTCAGAGAGCAGGTACCAGGCTCAGGAGAGAATCACCCAACAGCTGCAGACTGAAATCCTGCAGCTCTACAGCAAGGTGGAGATGCAAGCTCCAACTAGCAGTCATAGCTTGCCACCGGGGGTCAAAGCTGATCGACGCATATCTGCTGACTCCAG CAACTCAGTGCCTGATGGACCAAGTAAGACTTGCACCAATGAGGAGATGGAGAGACCTCCACACGATTCACCCTGCGGCAACGGCAGCACTTTATTACCAGGCCAACTAAAGGAAAGTAAATCTTCCAAGACCACCGTCAACTCGGTTAATGGCAGCAAGGAGTCAGGCCCGTCTCTAATAGTGGACCCCCCTCCGCCTTGCCCACACACCAACTTGCTTGCAACGCTGACACCATCTGACACGCCACTTACTGTGGGCTCCTACCCTAGTGCCAAGAGCTTCCTTGGTATGAGGGCACGCGAGCTGTTTCGGAACAAAAGCGAAAGTCAGTGcgacgacgacgaagaagaagaggaggaggagcatcTGCAGCCGCCACGTCTTGCAGGCCTTGCCCACAGCCTGAAGACTGAACTGTACACGGAGTTGCCGTGCTCGAGTTCTGTTGCCCACCTCAGCCCTGTGCCCTCCCCCGCGCCGACCACCCCAACTCCGACCCCTACTCTGGCTGCTCCTTTCACTGTACCCACCAAGGATTCCTCTGAGCCCAAGCAGCAGGCCCCCAGTCAGGAAAGCCCCCGCAGGAAGATGGGGCGGGGCGCTTTGGGGACTGGCCGGCCAAGGCAGCAGCAGCTAAAGATTATGGACTACAATGAAACGCATCATGAGCACAGTTGA